A genomic stretch from Myxocyprinus asiaticus isolate MX2 ecotype Aquarium Trade chromosome 24, UBuf_Myxa_2, whole genome shotgun sequence includes:
- the atp2b3a gene encoding plasma membrane calcium-transporting ATPase 3a isoform X6 yields the protein MGDLGNSTVEFQPKKPGMDRGSYEGDFGVSLDELCSLMEVRGAEALQKIQESYADTEGLCHRLKTSPADGLSDNPADLEKRRLVFGQNFIPPKKPKTFLQLVWEALQDVTLIILEIAAIISLGLSFYQPPGGDSEACGNVSTGAEDEGEAEAGWIEGAAILLSVFCVVLVTAFNDWSKEKQFRGLQSRIEQEQRFAVVRNGTVIQIPVAEMVVGDVAQVKYGDLLPADGVLIQGNDLKIDESSLTGESDHVRKSVDKDPMLLSGTHVMEGSGKMVVTAVGVNSQTGIIFTLLGAGEMEEEKKDCKKGKQDGTLENNQNKAKKQDEAVAMEMQPLKSAEGGEVEEKEKKKAGVPKKEKSVLQGKLTKLAVQIGKAGLVMSAITVIILMLYFVIETFVIQGRVWLTECTPIYVQYFMKFFIIGVTVLVVAVPEGLPLAVTISLAYSVKKMMKDNNLVRHLDACETMGNATAICSDKTGTLTTNRMTVVQIFMEDQNFWDIPSPDQINRKTLELITSAIAVNCAYTSNIMAADKEGGLPKQVGNKTECALLGLVQGLKQDYQAVREQIPEEKLYKVYTFNSVRKSMSTVIQMPDRSFRLYSKGASEILLKKCSFILARDGEARAFRPRDKDDMVKKVIEPMACDGLRTICIAYRELPADPMPDWDNETDIVSNLTCICVVGIEDPVRPEVPDAITKCQQAGITVRMVTGDNINTARAIAAKCGIIHPGDDFLCMEGKDFNTQIRNEKGEIEQERIDKIWPKLRVLARSSPTDKHTLVKGIIDSTILEQRQVVAVTGDGTNDGPALKKADVGFAMGIAGTDVAKEASDIILTDDNFSSIVKAVMWGRNVYDSISKFLQFQLTVNVVAVIVAFTGACITQDSPLKAVQMLWVNLIMDTFASLALATEPPTEALLLRKPYGRNNPLISRTMMKNILGHAVYQLIIIFTLLFVGEKIFDIDSGRNAPLHSPPSEHYTIIFNTFVLMQLFNEINARKIHGERNVFDGIFSNPIFCSIVLGTFAIQVVIIQFGGKPFSCSPLNAEQWLWCLFVGMGELLWGQVIASVPTHHLKCLKEAGHGPAPDEMMDEELAEDEEEIDCAERELRRGQILWFRGLNRIQTQMEVVSTFKRSGSFQGAVRRRSSVLSQLHDVTNNSTPSHVVLSTANATGAPGSESLHSVNGTS from the exons ATGGGGGATCTTGGCAATAGCACGGTGGAGTTCCAACCTAAAAAGCCGGGAATGGACAGAGGAAGCTATGAGGGGGATTTCGGGGTGTCGTTGGACGAGCTGTGCTCTCTCATGGAGGTCAGAGGAGCTGAGGCACTGCAGAAGATCCAGGAGAGCTACGCAGATACGGAAGGCCTCTGTCACAGACTCAAGACTTCTCCTGCAGATG GACTGTCGGACAACCCTGCAGACCTGGAGAAACGTCGGCTGGTGTTTGGACAGAACTTCATTCCTCCCAAGAAGCCCAAGACCTTCCTTCAACTCGTGTGGGAGGCTCTACAGGATGTTACTCTCATAATCCTGGAAATAGCAGCCATTATTTCCCTTGGACTGTCCTTTTACCAGCCACCAGGAGGGGACAGTGAAG catgTGGTAATGTGAGTACAGGTGCAGAGGACGAGGGAGAGGCGGAGGCGGGCTGGATCGAGGGTGCAGCTATCCTGCTTTCAGTGTTCTGCGTGGTGCTGGTGACAGCATTTAATGACTGGAGTAAAGAAAAGCAGTTTCGTGGCCTGCAGAGCCGTATCGAGCAGGAGCAGCGCTTTGCTGTGGTGCGGAACGGCACAGTTATCCAAATCCCTGTGGCTGAGATGGTGGTGGGAGATGTTGCCCAGGTCAAATATG GCGACCTCCTGCCTGCGGATGGTGTTCTCATCCAAGGGAACGACCTGAAGATCGATGAGAGCTCCCTCACCGGAGAGTCTGATCACGTACGCAAATCCGTCGACAAGGATCCCATGCTGCTGTCAG GCACTCATGTAATGGAGGGGTCGGGGAAAATGGTGGTGACCGCAGTCGGTGTCAACTCTCAAACTGGAATCATCTTCACCCTCCTGGGGGCCGGAGAgatggaggaagagaagaaagacTGCAAGAAAG GTAAACAAGATGGGACTCTGGAGAACAATCAAAATAAAG CCAAGAAACAGGATGAGGCTGTTGCCATGGAGATGCAGCCTCTAAAGAGTGCGGAAGGTGGAGAAGTGGAGGAAAAAGAGAAGAAGAAAGCCGGTGTGCCCAAGAAGGAGAAGTCAGTTCTTCAGGGCAAACTCACCAAGCTGGCAGTGCAGATTGGCAAAGCAG GTCTGGTGATGTCCGCCATCACTGTGATTATACTGATGCTGTACTTTGTGATCGAGACGTTCGTCATTCAAGGGCGGGTGTGGCTGACGGAGTGTACACctatatatgtacagtactttATGAAGTTCTTCATTATCGGAGTCACAGTTCTGGTGGTAGCTGTGCCAGAGGGTTTGCCACTGGCTGTCACCATATCGCTGGCCTACTCTGTAAAG AAAATGATGAAGGACAATAACCTAGTGCGTCATTTGGATGCATGTGAGACTATGGGCAATGCCACGGCTATCTGCTCAGATAAGACAGGCACCCTCACCACTAACCGGATGACGGTGGTGCAGATTTTCATGGAGGACCAGAACTTCTGGGACATCCCATCACCAGACCAGATTAACCGCAAGACACTGGAGCTCATCACCAGTGCTATCGCTGTTAACTGCGCCTACACCTCCAATATCATG GCTGCAGATAAGGAGGGTGGGCTGCCCAAACAGGTGGGTAATAAGACAGAGTGTGCTCTGCTAGGTCTGGTGCAGGGCCTGAAGCAGGATTACCAGGCTGTGAGAGAGCAGATTCCTGAAGAAAAGCTCTATAAAGTATACACCTTCAATTCTGTCAGAAAATCCATGAGCACCGTCATTCAGATGCCTGACAGAAGCTTCCGCTTATACAGCAAAGGAGCCTCTGAGATTCTGCTCAAAAA ATGCTCGTTCATTCTGGCCCGTGATGGCGAGGCTCGAGCATTCAGGCCACGGGACAAGGATGATATGGTGAAAAAAGTGATTGAACCGATGGCATGCGATGGCCTCCGTACGATCTGCATTGCCTATCGGGAGCTTCCAGCTGACCCCATGCCAGACTGGGACAATGAGACAGACATTGTCTCCAACCTTACCTGCATCTGCGTGGTTGGCATTGAAGACCCTGTGCGACCTGAG GTCCCAGATGCTATCACGAAGTGTCAGCAAGCGGGCATCACTGTGCGTATGGTGACGGGTGACAACATCAACACTGCACGTGCCATTGCTGCCAAGTGTGGCATCATCCATCCCGGTGATGACTTTCTGTGTATGGAGGGGAAGGACTTCAACACACAAATCAGAAATGAGAAAGGAGAG ATTGAGCAGGAGCGCATTGACAAAATTTGGCCTAAACTCAGAGTTCTGGCTCGATCTTCCCCTACAGACAAACACACCCTAGTCAAAG GAATCATAGACAGTACCATTTTGGAGCAAAGACAGGTGGTTGCAGTCACAGGTGATGGCACAAACGATGGACCTGCCCTCAAAAAAGCTGATGTGGGCTTTGCTATG GGAATTGCTGGCACAGACGTGGCCAAAGAGGCATCTGACATCATTTTGACAGATGATAACTTCTCCAGTATAGTAAAGGCCGTGATGTGGGGCCGAAATGTGTACGACAGCATCTCCAAGTTCCTACAGTTTCAGCTCACCGTTAATGTGGTGGCTGTCATAGTAGCCTTCACTGGTGCCTGCATCACGCAG GATTCACCCCTCAAGGCTGTGCAGATGTTGTGGGTCAATCTTATCATGGACACTTTCGCTTCACTGGCCCTTGCCACGGAGCCGCCCACTGAAGCCCTGCTACTGAGGAAGCCCTACGGCCGAAACAACCCCCTCATATCAAGAACCATGATGAAGAACATCCTCGGACATGCAGTCTACCAGCTCATCATCATCTTCACCCTGCTCTTCGTGG GTGAGAAGATCTTTGATATAGACAGCGGGCGTAACGCTCCGCTTCACTCTCCTCCCTCTGAGCATTACACCATCATCTTCAACACCTTCGTCCTCATGCAGCTCTTCAATGAGATCAACGCCCGTAAAATCCATGGAGAGAGGAACGTGTTTGATGGGATCTTCTCAAACCCCATCTTCTGTTCAATCGTGCTGGGGACTTTCGCAATACAG GTTGTGATCATACAGTTTGGTGGGAAACCTTTCAGCTGTTCCCCCTTAAATGCGGAGCAGTGGCTTTGGTGCCTGTTTGTGGGAATGGGCGAGCTGCTCTGGGGACAG GTAATAGCATCAGTGCCAACACATCATTTGAAGTGTCTGAAAGAAGCAGGCCATGGGCCAGCTCCAGATGAGATGATGGATGAAGAACTCGCTGAGGATGAGGAGGAGATCGATTGCGCAGAGAGAGAGCTGAGGCGAGGACAGATCCTGTGGTTCAGAGGACTTAACCGAATCCAGACTCAG atgGAGGTAGTGAGTACCTTCAAGAGAAGTGGTTCGTTTCAGGGTGCAGTGCGACGACGCTCCTCAGTGCTCAGCCAACTCCATGACGTAACCAATAATTCTACTCCCTCTCACGTAGTTCTCTCCACTGCCAATGCAACTGGTGCCCCAGGGAGTGAGTCCTTACATTCCGTTAACGGCACCTCGTAG
- the atp2b3a gene encoding plasma membrane calcium-transporting ATPase 3a isoform X7: protein MGDLGNSTVEFQPKKPGMDRGSYEGDFGVSLDELCSLMEVRGAEALQKIQESYADTEGLCHRLKTSPADGLSDNPADLEKRRLVFGQNFIPPKKPKTFLQLVWEALQDVTLIILEIAAIISLGLSFYQPPGGDSEACGNVSTGAEDEGEAEAGWIEGAAILLSVFCVVLVTAFNDWSKEKQFRGLQSRIEQEQRFAVVRNGTVIQIPVAEMVVGDVAQVKYGDLLPADGVLIQGNDLKIDESSLTGESDHVRKSVDKDPMLLSGTHVMEGSGKMVVTAVGVNSQTGIIFTLLGAGEMEEEKKDCKKGKQDGTLENNQNKAKKQDEAVAMEMQPLKSAEGGEVEEKEKKKAGVPKKEKSVLQGKLTKLAVQIGKAGLVMSAITVIILMLYFVIETFVIQGRVWLTECTPIYVQYFMKFFIIGVTVLVVAVPEGLPLAVTISLAYSVKKMMKDNNLVRHLDACETMGNATAICSDKTGTLTTNRMTVVQIFMEDQNFWDIPSPDQINRKTLELITSAIAVNCAYTSNIMAADKEGGLPKQVGNKTECALLGLVQGLKQDYQAVREQIPEEKLYKVYTFNSVRKSMSTVIQMPDRSFRLYSKGASEILLKKCSFILARDGEARAFRPRDKDDMVKKVIEPMACDGLRTICIAYRELPADPMPDWDNETDIVSNLTCICVVGIEDPVRPEVPDAITKCQQAGITVRMVTGDNINTARAIAAKCGIIHPGDDFLCMEGKDFNTQIRNEKGEIEQERIDKIWPKLRVLARSSPTDKHTLVKGIIDSTILEQRQVVAVTGDGTNDGPALKKADVGFAMGIAGTDVAKEASDIILTDDNFSSIVKAVMWGRNVYDSISKFLQFQLTVNVVAVIVAFTGACITQDSPLKAVQMLWVNLIMDTFASLALATEPPTEALLLRKPYGRNNPLISRTMMKNILGHAVYQLIIIFTLLFVGEKIFDIDSGRNAPLHSPPSEHYTIIFNTFVLMQLFNEINARKIHGERNVFDGIFSNPIFCSIVLGTFAIQVVIIQFGGKPFSCSPLNAEQWLWCLFVGMGELLWGQVIASVPTHHLKCLKEAGHGPAPDEMMDEELAEDEEEIDCAERELRRGQILWFRGLNRIQTQMEVVSTFKRSGSFQGAVRRRSSVLSQLHDVTNNSTPSHVVLSTANATGAPGNPGGESFP, encoded by the exons ATGGGGGATCTTGGCAATAGCACGGTGGAGTTCCAACCTAAAAAGCCGGGAATGGACAGAGGAAGCTATGAGGGGGATTTCGGGGTGTCGTTGGACGAGCTGTGCTCTCTCATGGAGGTCAGAGGAGCTGAGGCACTGCAGAAGATCCAGGAGAGCTACGCAGATACGGAAGGCCTCTGTCACAGACTCAAGACTTCTCCTGCAGATG GACTGTCGGACAACCCTGCAGACCTGGAGAAACGTCGGCTGGTGTTTGGACAGAACTTCATTCCTCCCAAGAAGCCCAAGACCTTCCTTCAACTCGTGTGGGAGGCTCTACAGGATGTTACTCTCATAATCCTGGAAATAGCAGCCATTATTTCCCTTGGACTGTCCTTTTACCAGCCACCAGGAGGGGACAGTGAAG catgTGGTAATGTGAGTACAGGTGCAGAGGACGAGGGAGAGGCGGAGGCGGGCTGGATCGAGGGTGCAGCTATCCTGCTTTCAGTGTTCTGCGTGGTGCTGGTGACAGCATTTAATGACTGGAGTAAAGAAAAGCAGTTTCGTGGCCTGCAGAGCCGTATCGAGCAGGAGCAGCGCTTTGCTGTGGTGCGGAACGGCACAGTTATCCAAATCCCTGTGGCTGAGATGGTGGTGGGAGATGTTGCCCAGGTCAAATATG GCGACCTCCTGCCTGCGGATGGTGTTCTCATCCAAGGGAACGACCTGAAGATCGATGAGAGCTCCCTCACCGGAGAGTCTGATCACGTACGCAAATCCGTCGACAAGGATCCCATGCTGCTGTCAG GCACTCATGTAATGGAGGGGTCGGGGAAAATGGTGGTGACCGCAGTCGGTGTCAACTCTCAAACTGGAATCATCTTCACCCTCCTGGGGGCCGGAGAgatggaggaagagaagaaagacTGCAAGAAAG GTAAACAAGATGGGACTCTGGAGAACAATCAAAATAAAG CCAAGAAACAGGATGAGGCTGTTGCCATGGAGATGCAGCCTCTAAAGAGTGCGGAAGGTGGAGAAGTGGAGGAAAAAGAGAAGAAGAAAGCCGGTGTGCCCAAGAAGGAGAAGTCAGTTCTTCAGGGCAAACTCACCAAGCTGGCAGTGCAGATTGGCAAAGCAG GTCTGGTGATGTCCGCCATCACTGTGATTATACTGATGCTGTACTTTGTGATCGAGACGTTCGTCATTCAAGGGCGGGTGTGGCTGACGGAGTGTACACctatatatgtacagtactttATGAAGTTCTTCATTATCGGAGTCACAGTTCTGGTGGTAGCTGTGCCAGAGGGTTTGCCACTGGCTGTCACCATATCGCTGGCCTACTCTGTAAAG AAAATGATGAAGGACAATAACCTAGTGCGTCATTTGGATGCATGTGAGACTATGGGCAATGCCACGGCTATCTGCTCAGATAAGACAGGCACCCTCACCACTAACCGGATGACGGTGGTGCAGATTTTCATGGAGGACCAGAACTTCTGGGACATCCCATCACCAGACCAGATTAACCGCAAGACACTGGAGCTCATCACCAGTGCTATCGCTGTTAACTGCGCCTACACCTCCAATATCATG GCTGCAGATAAGGAGGGTGGGCTGCCCAAACAGGTGGGTAATAAGACAGAGTGTGCTCTGCTAGGTCTGGTGCAGGGCCTGAAGCAGGATTACCAGGCTGTGAGAGAGCAGATTCCTGAAGAAAAGCTCTATAAAGTATACACCTTCAATTCTGTCAGAAAATCCATGAGCACCGTCATTCAGATGCCTGACAGAAGCTTCCGCTTATACAGCAAAGGAGCCTCTGAGATTCTGCTCAAAAA ATGCTCGTTCATTCTGGCCCGTGATGGCGAGGCTCGAGCATTCAGGCCACGGGACAAGGATGATATGGTGAAAAAAGTGATTGAACCGATGGCATGCGATGGCCTCCGTACGATCTGCATTGCCTATCGGGAGCTTCCAGCTGACCCCATGCCAGACTGGGACAATGAGACAGACATTGTCTCCAACCTTACCTGCATCTGCGTGGTTGGCATTGAAGACCCTGTGCGACCTGAG GTCCCAGATGCTATCACGAAGTGTCAGCAAGCGGGCATCACTGTGCGTATGGTGACGGGTGACAACATCAACACTGCACGTGCCATTGCTGCCAAGTGTGGCATCATCCATCCCGGTGATGACTTTCTGTGTATGGAGGGGAAGGACTTCAACACACAAATCAGAAATGAGAAAGGAGAG ATTGAGCAGGAGCGCATTGACAAAATTTGGCCTAAACTCAGAGTTCTGGCTCGATCTTCCCCTACAGACAAACACACCCTAGTCAAAG GAATCATAGACAGTACCATTTTGGAGCAAAGACAGGTGGTTGCAGTCACAGGTGATGGCACAAACGATGGACCTGCCCTCAAAAAAGCTGATGTGGGCTTTGCTATG GGAATTGCTGGCACAGACGTGGCCAAAGAGGCATCTGACATCATTTTGACAGATGATAACTTCTCCAGTATAGTAAAGGCCGTGATGTGGGGCCGAAATGTGTACGACAGCATCTCCAAGTTCCTACAGTTTCAGCTCACCGTTAATGTGGTGGCTGTCATAGTAGCCTTCACTGGTGCCTGCATCACGCAG GATTCACCCCTCAAGGCTGTGCAGATGTTGTGGGTCAATCTTATCATGGACACTTTCGCTTCACTGGCCCTTGCCACGGAGCCGCCCACTGAAGCCCTGCTACTGAGGAAGCCCTACGGCCGAAACAACCCCCTCATATCAAGAACCATGATGAAGAACATCCTCGGACATGCAGTCTACCAGCTCATCATCATCTTCACCCTGCTCTTCGTGG GTGAGAAGATCTTTGATATAGACAGCGGGCGTAACGCTCCGCTTCACTCTCCTCCCTCTGAGCATTACACCATCATCTTCAACACCTTCGTCCTCATGCAGCTCTTCAATGAGATCAACGCCCGTAAAATCCATGGAGAGAGGAACGTGTTTGATGGGATCTTCTCAAACCCCATCTTCTGTTCAATCGTGCTGGGGACTTTCGCAATACAG GTTGTGATCATACAGTTTGGTGGGAAACCTTTCAGCTGTTCCCCCTTAAATGCGGAGCAGTGGCTTTGGTGCCTGTTTGTGGGAATGGGCGAGCTGCTCTGGGGACAG GTAATAGCATCAGTGCCAACACATCATTTGAAGTGTCTGAAAGAAGCAGGCCATGGGCCAGCTCCAGATGAGATGATGGATGAAGAACTCGCTGAGGATGAGGAGGAGATCGATTGCGCAGAGAGAGAGCTGAGGCGAGGACAGATCCTGTGGTTCAGAGGACTTAACCGAATCCAGACTCAG atgGAGGTAGTGAGTACCTTCAAGAGAAGTGGTTCGTTTCAGGGTGCAGTGCGACGACGCTCCTCAGTGCTCAGCCAACTCCATGACGTAACCAATAATTCTACTCCCTCTCACGTAGTTCTCTCCACTGCCAATGCAACTGGTGCCCCAGGGA
- the atp2b3a gene encoding plasma membrane calcium-transporting ATPase 3a isoform X5, which yields MGDLGNSTVEFQPKKPGMDRGSYEGDFGVSLDELCSLMEVRGAEALQKIQESYADTEGLCHRLKTSPADGLSDNPADLEKRRLVFGQNFIPPKKPKTFLQLVWEALQDVTLIILEIAAIISLGLSFYQPPGGDSEACGNVSTGAEDEGEAEAGWIEGAAILLSVFCVVLVTAFNDWSKEKQFRGLQSRIEQEQRFAVVRNGTVIQIPVAEMVVGDVAQVKYGDLLPADGVLIQGNDLKIDESSLTGESDHVRKSVDKDPMLLSGTHVMEGSGKMVVTAVGVNSQTGIIFTLLGAGEMEEEKKDCKKEVNSNSSTQLPSVEAKEHTIRNGKQDGTLENNQNKAKKQDEAVAMEMQPLKSAEGGEVEEKEKKKAGVPKKEKSVLQGKLTKLAVQIGKAGLVMSAITVIILMLYFVIETFVIQGRVWLTECTPIYVQYFMKFFIIGVTVLVVAVPEGLPLAVTISLAYSVKKMMKDNNLVRHLDACETMGNATAICSDKTGTLTTNRMTVVQIFMEDQNFWDIPSPDQINRKTLELITSAIAVNCAYTSNIMAADKEGGLPKQVGNKTECALLGLVQGLKQDYQAVREQIPEEKLYKVYTFNSVRKSMSTVIQMPDRSFRLYSKGASEILLKKCSFILARDGEARAFRPRDKDDMVKKVIEPMACDGLRTICIAYRELPADPMPDWDNETDIVSNLTCICVVGIEDPVRPEVPDAITKCQQAGITVRMVTGDNINTARAIAAKCGIIHPGDDFLCMEGKDFNTQIRNEKGEIEQERIDKIWPKLRVLARSSPTDKHTLVKGIIDSTILEQRQVVAVTGDGTNDGPALKKADVGFAMGIAGTDVAKEASDIILTDDNFSSIVKAVMWGRNVYDSISKFLQFQLTVNVVAVIVAFTGACITQDSPLKAVQMLWVNLIMDTFASLALATEPPTEALLLRKPYGRNNPLISRTMMKNILGHAVYQLIIIFTLLFVGEKIFDIDSGRNAPLHSPPSEHYTIIFNTFVLMQLFNEINARKIHGERNVFDGIFSNPIFCSIVLGTFAIQVVIIQFGGKPFSCSPLNAEQWLWCLFVGMGELLWGQVIASVPTHHLKCLKEAGHGPAPDEMMDEELAEDEEEIDCAERELRRGQILWFRGLNRIQTQMEVVSTFKRSGSFQGAVRRRSSVLSQLHDVTNNSTPSHVVLSTANATGAPGNPGGESFP from the exons ATGGGGGATCTTGGCAATAGCACGGTGGAGTTCCAACCTAAAAAGCCGGGAATGGACAGAGGAAGCTATGAGGGGGATTTCGGGGTGTCGTTGGACGAGCTGTGCTCTCTCATGGAGGTCAGAGGAGCTGAGGCACTGCAGAAGATCCAGGAGAGCTACGCAGATACGGAAGGCCTCTGTCACAGACTCAAGACTTCTCCTGCAGATG GACTGTCGGACAACCCTGCAGACCTGGAGAAACGTCGGCTGGTGTTTGGACAGAACTTCATTCCTCCCAAGAAGCCCAAGACCTTCCTTCAACTCGTGTGGGAGGCTCTACAGGATGTTACTCTCATAATCCTGGAAATAGCAGCCATTATTTCCCTTGGACTGTCCTTTTACCAGCCACCAGGAGGGGACAGTGAAG catgTGGTAATGTGAGTACAGGTGCAGAGGACGAGGGAGAGGCGGAGGCGGGCTGGATCGAGGGTGCAGCTATCCTGCTTTCAGTGTTCTGCGTGGTGCTGGTGACAGCATTTAATGACTGGAGTAAAGAAAAGCAGTTTCGTGGCCTGCAGAGCCGTATCGAGCAGGAGCAGCGCTTTGCTGTGGTGCGGAACGGCACAGTTATCCAAATCCCTGTGGCTGAGATGGTGGTGGGAGATGTTGCCCAGGTCAAATATG GCGACCTCCTGCCTGCGGATGGTGTTCTCATCCAAGGGAACGACCTGAAGATCGATGAGAGCTCCCTCACCGGAGAGTCTGATCACGTACGCAAATCCGTCGACAAGGATCCCATGCTGCTGTCAG GCACTCATGTAATGGAGGGGTCGGGGAAAATGGTGGTGACCGCAGTCGGTGTCAACTCTCAAACTGGAATCATCTTCACCCTCCTGGGGGCCGGAGAgatggaggaagagaagaaagacTGCAAGAAAG AGGTCAATAGTAATTCATCCACGCAGTTGCCCAGTGTTGAAGCCAAAGAACACACCATCAGAAATG GTAAACAAGATGGGACTCTGGAGAACAATCAAAATAAAG CCAAGAAACAGGATGAGGCTGTTGCCATGGAGATGCAGCCTCTAAAGAGTGCGGAAGGTGGAGAAGTGGAGGAAAAAGAGAAGAAGAAAGCCGGTGTGCCCAAGAAGGAGAAGTCAGTTCTTCAGGGCAAACTCACCAAGCTGGCAGTGCAGATTGGCAAAGCAG GTCTGGTGATGTCCGCCATCACTGTGATTATACTGATGCTGTACTTTGTGATCGAGACGTTCGTCATTCAAGGGCGGGTGTGGCTGACGGAGTGTACACctatatatgtacagtactttATGAAGTTCTTCATTATCGGAGTCACAGTTCTGGTGGTAGCTGTGCCAGAGGGTTTGCCACTGGCTGTCACCATATCGCTGGCCTACTCTGTAAAG AAAATGATGAAGGACAATAACCTAGTGCGTCATTTGGATGCATGTGAGACTATGGGCAATGCCACGGCTATCTGCTCAGATAAGACAGGCACCCTCACCACTAACCGGATGACGGTGGTGCAGATTTTCATGGAGGACCAGAACTTCTGGGACATCCCATCACCAGACCAGATTAACCGCAAGACACTGGAGCTCATCACCAGTGCTATCGCTGTTAACTGCGCCTACACCTCCAATATCATG GCTGCAGATAAGGAGGGTGGGCTGCCCAAACAGGTGGGTAATAAGACAGAGTGTGCTCTGCTAGGTCTGGTGCAGGGCCTGAAGCAGGATTACCAGGCTGTGAGAGAGCAGATTCCTGAAGAAAAGCTCTATAAAGTATACACCTTCAATTCTGTCAGAAAATCCATGAGCACCGTCATTCAGATGCCTGACAGAAGCTTCCGCTTATACAGCAAAGGAGCCTCTGAGATTCTGCTCAAAAA ATGCTCGTTCATTCTGGCCCGTGATGGCGAGGCTCGAGCATTCAGGCCACGGGACAAGGATGATATGGTGAAAAAAGTGATTGAACCGATGGCATGCGATGGCCTCCGTACGATCTGCATTGCCTATCGGGAGCTTCCAGCTGACCCCATGCCAGACTGGGACAATGAGACAGACATTGTCTCCAACCTTACCTGCATCTGCGTGGTTGGCATTGAAGACCCTGTGCGACCTGAG GTCCCAGATGCTATCACGAAGTGTCAGCAAGCGGGCATCACTGTGCGTATGGTGACGGGTGACAACATCAACACTGCACGTGCCATTGCTGCCAAGTGTGGCATCATCCATCCCGGTGATGACTTTCTGTGTATGGAGGGGAAGGACTTCAACACACAAATCAGAAATGAGAAAGGAGAG ATTGAGCAGGAGCGCATTGACAAAATTTGGCCTAAACTCAGAGTTCTGGCTCGATCTTCCCCTACAGACAAACACACCCTAGTCAAAG GAATCATAGACAGTACCATTTTGGAGCAAAGACAGGTGGTTGCAGTCACAGGTGATGGCACAAACGATGGACCTGCCCTCAAAAAAGCTGATGTGGGCTTTGCTATG GGAATTGCTGGCACAGACGTGGCCAAAGAGGCATCTGACATCATTTTGACAGATGATAACTTCTCCAGTATAGTAAAGGCCGTGATGTGGGGCCGAAATGTGTACGACAGCATCTCCAAGTTCCTACAGTTTCAGCTCACCGTTAATGTGGTGGCTGTCATAGTAGCCTTCACTGGTGCCTGCATCACGCAG GATTCACCCCTCAAGGCTGTGCAGATGTTGTGGGTCAATCTTATCATGGACACTTTCGCTTCACTGGCCCTTGCCACGGAGCCGCCCACTGAAGCCCTGCTACTGAGGAAGCCCTACGGCCGAAACAACCCCCTCATATCAAGAACCATGATGAAGAACATCCTCGGACATGCAGTCTACCAGCTCATCATCATCTTCACCCTGCTCTTCGTGG GTGAGAAGATCTTTGATATAGACAGCGGGCGTAACGCTCCGCTTCACTCTCCTCCCTCTGAGCATTACACCATCATCTTCAACACCTTCGTCCTCATGCAGCTCTTCAATGAGATCAACGCCCGTAAAATCCATGGAGAGAGGAACGTGTTTGATGGGATCTTCTCAAACCCCATCTTCTGTTCAATCGTGCTGGGGACTTTCGCAATACAG GTTGTGATCATACAGTTTGGTGGGAAACCTTTCAGCTGTTCCCCCTTAAATGCGGAGCAGTGGCTTTGGTGCCTGTTTGTGGGAATGGGCGAGCTGCTCTGGGGACAG GTAATAGCATCAGTGCCAACACATCATTTGAAGTGTCTGAAAGAAGCAGGCCATGGGCCAGCTCCAGATGAGATGATGGATGAAGAACTCGCTGAGGATGAGGAGGAGATCGATTGCGCAGAGAGAGAGCTGAGGCGAGGACAGATCCTGTGGTTCAGAGGACTTAACCGAATCCAGACTCAG atgGAGGTAGTGAGTACCTTCAAGAGAAGTGGTTCGTTTCAGGGTGCAGTGCGACGACGCTCCTCAGTGCTCAGCCAACTCCATGACGTAACCAATAATTCTACTCCCTCTCACGTAGTTCTCTCCACTGCCAATGCAACTGGTGCCCCAGGGA